The Carassius auratus strain Wakin chromosome 11, ASM336829v1, whole genome shotgun sequence DNA window AACTTCTCTTAACaccattcacagcagtgttattttagtattattaaaaataaaaataaaaattaaaattaaattaaattaaattaaattaaattaaattaaattaaattaaattaaattaaattaaattaaattaaattaatgcatttagcagaaacttttatccaaagcgacttacagtgcattcaggctatcaatttttacctatcatgtgttcccggggaatagaacaaatcgaacccccaaccttgcgcttcatagcgcaatgctctaccaactgagctacagtaatcctattaacattatttatacacttttatactagtatatatatatcattttgaattttttcataatttagttttaattaacattttaagctttccatttttttttctaataactttaatgtattttcatttcaacCCAGGAAGCATTTAAACAtcttcatctaatatttacattttattcaaattcaGCTGTATATCAATTAAGGAAAGcgttttatagtaaaataaatactataatagtaaaaatagttttactattactttaatagtaaaataaatcatATCAGAATCATACCACTTTTGGCTTGAACGGGGGAGACACTTCTCGTTTCTCCAGAGCAGGCCAGTTGATTGTCTTGAAGAAGGCGTGTCCGCGGATATTTCCCACAACACCTAGCCGTCGAGTTGGATCCCGTTCaaataactgaaaatgtaaaagacACAGATTGAAGGACTCCATAAAGCATCAGTCCTGAAAGCATTCATTAAGATAAATCAATTGGTCAGACTCACTTTCTCCAGCAGGTCTTTGGCCTCTTTGGTAATCCACCGTGGGTAGTGAGGTACATCCATGCGGATCGACTCAAACAGCTCGTCCTCATCATCGCCCTGGAACGGCGACTGGCCAATCAGCATCTCGTAGAGCAGCACGCCGAACGACCACCAATCCACAGAGAAACTGTATTTCTGTCCCAGCAGGATCTCGGGAGCAATATAATCTGGCGTGCCACAGAATGTGGTCGCTCTGTTTTCTCCAAGCATGTTCTCTTTGCACATCCCAAAGTCTGCAATCTTAATATGTCCATCCTTGTCCAGCATCACATTGTCCAACTTTAAATCTCTgattagaaaaacaaaacaaaaattgtgcTTCATATGGACGTTAATTTGCATGGCAATTTTCACTGTATGAAAAAGAACAACTTTTTTCTAAATTACTTGTAcatgatgataaaaataattacagaCTTGAAATAGGAaattgaaaacagtaatattgtaaaatattattataatgtaatgaaatgtatccctgtgatgataaagctgaattttcagtatcattactctagtcttaaTTCTGATgagtgatctttcagaaatccttctaatgtgttgatacatttttattattatcaatgttaaaaaacagttgtgctgcttaataatattGGGTAAATTGTGATACATTTTAGACATTAGATATAAGAGTGACCCtcaatctcacaaaaaaaaaaaaaaaaagatttcaaataatcaaaataagAGTTTCTTCGGCAAGGAACACTCATTTTACCTGTATATAATTCCTTTAGAATGGAGGTACTGTAGTCCACAGATGATTTCAGCAGCATAAAACCTGTGACAAGAAACAGGTTtgaccaaaacacacaaaaaaccccCATTATTTCTTGATAACGGAAGATAAACAATATAGTAGATATGCTACGGCAAAAAAAGATCATTAATTCAGAATGGATGACACTCACGTGGTTCTGTACAAATCAAAACGGCCCTTATCCTGAATGTGGAACATCAGATCTCCTCCATTCAGATACTCCATCACGAAAAATAAGTGCTCCTGTTGATAAACACACagatcatcatcattattaagttacaaaatattttactggaaaaaatgacaaaagcacatcacACTAATATTGTGTTATTCATATCAAAAATTTTCCGGACTGCAAAGACACATTGATAAGCTATTCCTAAAAAGCTGTATGTTCATGGTATAGCATGAGATCTCAAACAGAaccttttattttgtgtttgcaaCATTCCATGTCATTCTCATAATGCTTGATGTCAGACCTATTGTCCCTCACACATGCCAAGCAGGctgacgtgctgctcaaatcctGAAAGTCATGGAAACTTTGCATGTGTAACGGGGGGAACGAGTTCTGCAGCATACATCATGACAATGGTAACAAAACTTGGTTCCTGCAATTGCTTTACTGTAACCGTAGCACTACGTAATTTGACTGGAAGATATTTCACTTTGCACAACCCCATTCCATATTCATCAGTCATTTTTAGCAGCACTAATATAGATGTTATACATACAATGCAGTCTTTTAGATAATCATTGCATTGCAATTTGTATAGATtactaaaagtttggggttggcaagatttttttaaagaatgttggaaagaagtcttttatgctcactaaagctgcatttatttgatcaaaaagaaacagtaatattgttgaaACATTACCGCAgaatttgatggcaaagctggttTTCCGATTTTGGTGCTTACTGTCAACGTTGAAAATATTTGGAAACCAcacacttttttcaggattctttgatgaacagaacatTGAAAAcaacatcttttgtaacattacaaacatctttactgtcacttttgaccaatttaatacgtccctgctgaataaaagagatcccagacttttgaatggtagtgaatgTAACACGTTATAATATGGAAGGACGCTCACCTTCGACTGAAAGGTGCAGTAGAGGTGTGTGAGGAAAGGGTTTTCCCATGCTAACGCTAACACTCTTTTTTCCACCATTGTGCACTCCACGTCATCATCCATAAGCACCACATCCTTCTTCAGGGCCTTTACAGCAAAATATTCTCCCCTTCCTTTGAGCTCAGCGAGAATCACCTGACAGAACATGGGAATTGTTTAAAGAGAGGACTCCATAACAATACAATGCTGACATCTGTATACTGCGTGTCTCTTACCTTTCCAAAGCTGCCTTTGCCTAGTACTTTGTGGAAGACAAAGTTGTTTACGGAGACGCGAGATGTGATGGTGGTGCTGTGAGGGGCAGGGGTCATATCGTCCCACAGTTTTCCATACTGAGAGCCCTCCGCTAATATTTggaaacacaaatatacatatacaccAATGGCCACATATTAATAAACACAAGACAAGGTTACAAATAGATAAAAATTTctggtatttaaaataaaaaaatgttaattgaaataaaataatatgtaaaaaccAGTATTATTTTAGCCAGTTGTCagggcaactttttttttaactttgatttagttttacttaaagctgcggtagggaacttttgatgctctagcggttaataaacagaactgcttgcgtcttgcggaagaacatcgtagccattgtgtactcgcttattatatacatttttttacattttgaacacaaacaaagttacggaccgcagctctgattggttattttttaccgggagcgatggagtttctgcaaatggcaatagaaccactggtaggagccagaggagcttgatttttttcacagattatctgtctcatattctactgtcaggacataatgacaggtttaataaatatttaaaaaatatttttttacaaaagttccccaCCACACCTTTAATACTAAAATAGCTCaaactaaaagtgaaataaaaacaaatacaaacttggatatagatataaataacataaatgtaaattataaaataaatgaaaaattacacacaaaaaaaacacaaaattacgaaaatgaaaacagaaaataaattaaaaaaaataaataataataattgttatttaatttaattagtttaattcttttttttttttttttttttgtaattaaagttttaaatgtGACATAATTGTTTGAATACATTTTGGGGCCACTTCATATTCAAATGAAATCAAAGCTAATCTAATATGAGGTACCAGAATTAAAGGAACCAATAATGCAGTAGGAAAAATGCAGTAATTCAAACTCACCACTAGGGTCCCCTGGCACGTTTTTATCTATGGCTTGATAGATTCCAATTTCTGACAGAGTGGGATCTGGACGCTTTGTGGAAGATTTCTAAACACAATAAGTGAAATAGCAAGCGTGTTAGATTTGATCAGCTTTATTTCTGAGCTTTTATTGCATACTGATGCGTACATATGAACCCATGAAAACCCCAAAATAATTTTACTGCAAATGTCTTGAAAAGAAGCCAAGGCTGATTGGTTGAATCATTTACCAGGCTAACTTGAGTCAAAGCCTCAGCCAGGAGCTTCTGGTTGATTCCGCAGAGGTTGGCAACCTTGCTCTGGCATTTATGATGAACGTTCATACTACATTCTGAACAGAAAGAGTAAGTTGCATTAGATATTAACAGAGAAGAAACCAAAAGACAATGAAAGGGAAAAACTGATGTAAGACAACCATCAATAAAACAACATCGTTCTTACCTTCACACTTGAGGCCTTGTCTGACCATTCCCCACAGCAGACTCCCACAGTGATCACAGAAGGTCGGGCTCATGTAGTTATGGGTCTTGAAGCGATGTGGCATGTCGATCTTAAAGCGCTCCTTCTGAAACTGCAGATGTACAAACAGGCCATCAGCACCAAGCACCACAGATGCAACACCTACAACACCTCATGGAGCCCTTTCTAGAAGAGGTCCTGCCTAGCCACATAGATCCCAGAGCTATCCGAGACTCTTTACAGAGAGGCTTTACAGTGTTTAGTTTAGTTACCCCAACATATTTGAGACACATTTCCAATATCATGGCCTTCTGTTGAGTACTGACAGACTCTGATCCTTGCTCAGTTTGCTATTAGTGTTGAAAACTGAAGGTTCAGCCATTTGGAACTTCAAGTGAATGTTTCTTCCTCTTATTTAGTCCTTGTTAAAATCTCACCCAAAACAGTTAAGACTGGCAGCAGAGATATaacaaattaatgcatttagattagtgttcctgtagctcattggtagagcattgcactaagtttgggggttcgattcccccggaacacatgataagtaaaaattgatagcctgaatgtactgtaagtggcattggataaaagcgtctgctaaatgcataaatttaaaattttacatttagatactTTGTTATGATATTCACAATGCAGAGTCATGACAATAGATTTATACACACACGCCAAGTCATAAGTCTCTTGCATctctttatgcatttatttgataaacgaTACAGTAAAACCGTAATAATGTAatactattgtaatatatttttaatgtaatttatacttgtgaagacaaagctgaattttcagctctAGACtttgtcacatcatccttcagaaattattctgataagctgatttggtgctcaagaaacattttttattattatcagtatcaTTTGATACACATTATTGTGttactatttttgtggaaaccatgatacattatatacacaatatactgtatgttaaatAAACTGACGTAATATTGTAAAAGTAAGTATTCTTTTACTTAATATtgttttcacaaatgcttacCATTGTATCTCGACTGTTGGTTGCTGTTCCCGTGCATCTCCCTATGATCTTATCAATGCACTTCTTGTGAATAGCAGCATTGCATTCTGGAAAAGAGTAAGGTGTAATGTGTGCAAATtgccttttaattaatttaatagtacaaaaatatattacaaaaaattgATTTCAAAGAACCCATTATATCAATTCCACAGGAAGATCATTTATGTGCCACGTAgaaaaaaatcaagtcaaaatgtaacattaaacaacaacaactactatAACGTGTGTGCTCTTACTGAAAACGTCTACAAAAGTTTGAGAAAACTGTGAAGATACTTACGCCTACATTTGTAGCCCTGCTTGTTGAGACCCCTGGAATGCAAAAAGAGTGTGTTTGAGTACTGATATTTGTACACAAACGGTGATAATGGACTGTTTACTTTTATTAGGGAGAATCTGGAAGCACTGACTCTCTGCAACACAtaacatttatatactgtatatagtgtgAACAAGGCACTAAGGCATAGCAGTCTGTCTCACACTGCACAGGAAGAAGACAGCCTGAGGGACTCTGCTTAGCCAGCTGAAATATCAGAGGAAAATCCAAGAGTgcttgcacacacaaacacagatgctcTCCAATGCTATGACTTACACACAAATCACACACTAAGATTGTTGCTGCTAGACTTCTGGCTGCTTGAGATTACTTCTAGTTATGCCTACGCGAGATGCAATTTTGAATCATTTTAGATGTCTGATAGTGATGAACTAATGTTTTCTTGTCTCCCTGGACTAACCTGTTATAGTACGCCAATTATGGACTATGCGTGACTTTGACTGAGAAGTACCTTGCTTGAGGGCACATCAGAGCTGCATTGTAATCTCAATAAATTGTTAGTTTCTGGGTCATTCCAATTTGGTATTGAACCTGCAAGATTTTCTTTCACAGCCTAGGTCCCAAACCGTTATGATAACACTGTGCAAGCACTGCTGTTTCTAATACTTGGAGTTAAGGGTTTGAACAAGCAAACGCCAAAAATTAAAGTATTATGTGTATAactttgcctatttttttttgctgtggatACCTCTTCAATTTTTCAATGGTggatttaaaaatgtgaaaaagtgcaaacaagaacaaaaatgtatgtaCAAGGTTTTAAGTCATATCTAGAGACCAGTGCGCAATGTCATATATAATATCATAAGACTTGGGTTCTTCTGGTCTAGAATCAGCCAAGTAATTTACTACTAAAGCCCTGGCAACCACACACAACAGCCCAGCATCATAACGACAAAAGGGACACAATTCTTCTGAAATCAAAATCTGGTTATTAAATGGCAGTTTTTACTGttactatttacatttatatactaGTATTTATATACTAACCACACAAACTCCCTGCAGACCGAGCAGAAGGTGGGCTGTTTGAAGAAGGTGGCTGTGAACTCGTGGTTCTTGATATAGTGAACTTTGGCCTGTTTGATGGCTCCTCTCCTCCTGTTTATTGTGAGAGCGCCGTCGTCCTCTTTCATAGCCATTGAGGCCTTTGAATCTGCAACGCAGGTCAAAACAGGGTCTTttgaaatacatttctttttactgaattaaaattaaCTTACTTGCACatcaatataaaattatattgctATATGATATTTCCTCCTAAATTAAAAAttgtcagaatttttatttctggaATAAATATGCCAGTGGGATATTTATTAGTTCCACTGGCTTTAAGATACTAAACATATTTATATGGTGCCTTCAGAATTTTTATAAATCACCATCAAGTCATTTCCTCCCAAGTGCAGCagaagtagcaaaaaaaaaaaaaaaaaaaaactctcatggGTTGAGATTGATGATTTTACCCTCTTTGTCTGTTGCCACAGAGTGTTTCACAATATTTGACACCAACTATTGTTGAGTTTAAAGACAAGTCTTGACAATATCCAATAAACATTCTTAAAGTAAACAGTTAGATTCAAAAAGCAAATCTGCTAtggtattaaaaaatatataagatgCCAGAAAGAGGACAAGCATGAAAATATGAGTAAGATGGATGAGTAAGCAAAGACAGGGCAGATACCAGCTGACATTACCAAGCTGGTATCTGAGGGTGGTGAGATAATGGAAAAATAGAAGACTGGATTTAAAGAAACAGGGGAAAACCAGAGTGGAACAAAGGCAAGCAAACGAGTAGACACTACTTAATAGAAATAGGCCTTCCAtagttttaaattaatgtttcaaAAATATTCGTTTTTGCAAATCAGGACATAACTTGGATCAGAAAAAGTTCTCTATTCATCTAGTCATCTATCAAAATAGATAAAAGCAAAAATTTGGAAATCCCAgtttacttttcaaaagtttgggttcagtaagatattgatttttttttcttatagaaatgaatacttttattcagcaaggatgcattcaaatgAGCAAAGGTGACTGTTAACACAGTTATAAATGTTATAAgtatgttagaaaatatttagatttcatatgatttctgaaggatcatgtgatcctgaacactggaggaatggctgctgaaaattcagctttgtcatttcaggaataaattgcattttaaaatattttcaaacagaaaacagttagtTTAGaaaattgtaatactttttcaaaatataatagttttaaaaacttttttttattatagtataacatttcaaaatattttttaaatagagtttttactgtatttttgatcaaataaacacagccatgatgagcataagagacttctttcaaaacactataaaatcttattgaccccaactttatacttttgaaatgtatatacgCTTGCATGTACTTACCTAGGTCTGAACCCTCTAAGAATAACTGGACAGACATCATCACCTTCCCAGAAGGCTGCAGGTCGACCCAAAACTCAGCACGGCCATTTCTTTTTTTGCAGCGCTCAGCAATGACAGAGACCCCAACCGTTGCCTCCGACAAAGACTCCTCTGCTGTTTTCATCAGGACCACCTGTATGACACGGCCTTCATAGATATGTGCGTCAAATGTGGATTTCCACGCAGGGTACATAGTAGGCTTCCTCTGGACCAGTGTCTTCCCCCGCTCTAGGTGGACAAAGAGAGGAAGAAATGCTATTTAAATGATGATGCCAGTCCTATCGAGCACCGCATACTGTTTATATTTTGCAGACAGTCACAAAAAGTGAATGTTACCTTCCTCTGTTTAAAAGCCTCACTGACCTGTGCTGAGGGATTCCTTCATCTTGATGGCACAGAACGGTTGCTCTGTCATAGTGGGAAGGTCTCCCAGTTGAAAATCATTGAAGGCAATCCGCAGGAACGGAGCCATGGTGAGATATCACTCTGCCTACATACAAGAAAAAAATGGATGAAGTTCATAGGTTGCTGGAGGTCGGCAGATCTCTCTCACTCACAGAAAAGTTTTGTCTCATAAATAGCAGAAACATCACTTGCTTTGACAAAACATTGTTTAGAGATATGCTGTGGTAGGCAAAGAatgtaatgcaatatttaaaaaagatgaCCAAACTTGATATGTGTGATGTGTTCATTCTTATATACAGAGAAGAAATTatgaaatgtatgtatttttcataattttattattatgctaagaatataatttgtaataaaacaaatccaaaattaaaaacagaagGACATTTATTAGACTCGAACGTTTGAATATTTTGgattttactcaaaaaaaaaaaaaaaaaaaagttatgttttttgGAAATAGCAGGtttgggatttttatttattttaccaaacaTTTTGTAAGAGCAGTAACACTGtgaaaaattaatctaatttcaaaaaactttttctattttaatacgtttttaaaagtaattgtatTGCTGTGATGGCGAGGCCGAACGGTATTGtacaaataatattttccatAACTTTTATAACAACTATTCATAAAACCCCTAAAGATTTGCTAAGGTTTCAGGATTATTGCTTCAGCTTCCTATATTGTGAAGGCCAATACTTGTGAAATCTACTTACATCACTTTCACTGCTGCTGACTAGCTAGTCTTATTTTCCTAATAGGCACAATTGCAGACTAAAAGCtaaataatgtgttatttttcaTAGCCACATCATTTTCCAATCCCACCCCTCTCCTACTGGAATTACTGAACACACAATGGTTCAAAGAGCTTTGATGGGATTCTGGAGCACAATTGGCCAACTGCAGACCTTTACTTGGTTTCACAGTTTAATAACTGGGATTAAGAGCTCAGATACACACTTCACACACAATGGAAAATCAAATGAATGTAAAGCACAAACTCCAAGTGCAATTTTAGTAAATCTGTCACCAACCCActacttatttaaataattttaaagaaatgtatgcaGCACTAACAAGATCAAATGCACTTCCAAAAATGGTTTGTTACTAAACAGGGTTCCTCAACACCCCACTCATCTGTCATcggtcagacagacagataactCCGCCCCATATTCAAACCAACATTTTGAAAGTACCACAGTGTTCATACTTTTCAGGAAAATCAACCTTCAAATGGTTTACTCGTGCTGTTGTTGCATATTAAGTgcttaatactgaaaaaaaatcacactttatCTTAAAACTCTGATAAAGCAGCTTTGAGTATCTTTATCTCTGCCTCATGACTGATTGCTGAAAGACAAATGTAGAGCAAGTGAATTGGGAACGTTTGTGACACCACCTGTGACGGCGTACTGACAGACTAATCGAGATGTATCCACTTGCTGATTTGCAAATTGCCACAGTTTTAGGCCAGTGGCTTCACACCAACAAAGTGTTGAAATCACTCAGATCAGTGACAATGACTGCAGAACAGGCCAACAGAAATGTAAGTCTGTGTAGGTAACAACAAACATAGACAGAGGACATGTATGTGGGGATCTCAGTCAagacaaatgaaaaagaaaagttaatCCACAACCCAAAATACAGAAGCTTTCATTGGGAAAACCTGCAGTTTTGATATTATGCTCTCAAACACTTAGTGTTCCAAAGCGTTGAAACTGCATGCCCTAAAAATGGATGGTTTTGAACTAAATCGGTGTCAAACACAGCATTAAATACTGATACTGATACAGGGTAGATTTAGATCATTGCTGGAGGTTGTGACAGAGCAATCCTCCATGAATTATATAATCATAAAATGGTAAATTGAGATAATTGGAACCAGCTTTAAAAGCTCCCACACAAACTCTCAAATACAAAGCGGAAAAAAAATCTGCTGATATTTGTTTTTATCTTCTCTATTCTACATGGTGGTGACGTGTTGTGTATTCAAACATGTACATCaataacagagagagagtgagaaagattAAGGATAATCTGGgaccacacacacataatatgacggaaaatgcattcatataaactaATGAAACACTCAGTCAAACATAAACCTCTTACACTCAAATGCAtatgactgcagaaaaaaaaaaacgtttccctGGAGAGAGTGGAAAAAATGAGCACATGCAGCAAGGGAGGGGAAGGAGAGAGAAAATGAGGAAAAACTAGAAAGGGGGAGGGCAGAAAGAATGCACTGAGAAACACACTGGAAGTTCAACATCCAGACTGTAAGGCTATTCAAATACAAGACTGACAGCCTTACTAATGTAGTGCATTCTTCACTCCATGTCTACAAATCATGTTTTAAGGTTATAGAAAAGACGTCATTGCTACAAGGTTTCATCatctattttaatatgaaatgaatACGTGTGTACTGTGTGTGCATATCTTTTCAGTAGCCTCGGTTCCCTCAGCGGCCCATTAATTTGTCAAGAGAGGTCACCTCCCTCACACCCAGACCAGTTGCTGCTTAATTAACACACATCCCTCTGGTATGCCTATGCAGACGTGTGGTAATGTGTGCATGGCACTACATTTAACTCTTTTGATGTTAAAACTGGTAACCACCATACTTCTGTGCTAAACAAATGTAGCAATGTATTATGATCCGATTACACAAAAATGCATGCGATATCATGACCATGAATTAGATATTTGTTTCACTTTATTGATTTGTTACCTTGGTTTAGGTGAtgctttttcattaaaataatgtgtttgtaAAACGTGGCcacaaatgaataaatcatgGCCACAATATCTATTATGTATATCTATACAatatgtcatgtgtggggctacATGTGAAGTAgtaattttttccattttaaataatttcttctATCCCAGTTTAATGTGCAAAGATAGCTCATGTTAGTTCAAAGTTACATTTATCTTTTTGCACACATTATAAACTTTACAACTTCACGTTTCATTGAGATAAAGGTAAACAAAATTGGGCTTTCATTTGAGGCACTAGAAGCACTGTTACTGATCTCACTTTTAAAAGTTTATGACTCACAGATTTCACTGCTTAAATCTCCATTCTGATTGAAAGCATTAATATCTAAATTTTCTGGCTTTATTGTTTCTGACCTTTCACTGGTTTTATCTGTTGGACGCATTCAGTTTTTCTTTCTGTGTGATATGAGTCTCAAGTCACACAGGCTGTGTCTGTTCTGGAGATCTGTCTCAGTGTGCGGGTGTTTTCGAGTAATTGGTGAGAATTACAGAGTGTAGTGCAAAAAAGACTTGCTCTGTTTGCTGTCCTGCACCAGACAGCTGCTCCGCTCGCTTTTTTTCTGAACTTCCTACACAGTCTCCAAACTGTTCTCGCTCAATACTGGGCTGAAAACATGCACATCATTTTCAGATGATCTCATTCTTTAACAGATCAAATGGAGATCAGGTTGAAACTTATGAATAGACTAGAAGAAAGGATTttaccattgaaaaaaaaaacacatttctcctTCAATGCAGAAACTATACAAGTCTAAAAAGTGAAACTTAAATTGAAGCATAAAATTATAATTGAAGTAAGTTATATCCCATATTATAGATCACTGGAGAAGATGTGTTGGTAAGAAAGACACATTTTGACTTGGTTACTGTtagcttaaaaaacaaaacaactgaacTATTCTGAATAAGAGTGGCTTGAAAACATCTATATATTTCAATCTAGAGAATGATTTGTACTTATGATACATAACACAGCTGCTTTTCCCTAAATAAGACACTTGTAGAGTTAGAAAGTGCGTTGTACTGCAAGATCTTTCATTGCTATGGTTTTTATTTCGTGGTATTGTACTCATCTGCATAATTGGCATGAAAAAAGGgtagactgtcactttaagaacagaatgaaacaaacaaacaggttaAGTTGGAAATGAGACTACGGTCATGCTATAGTGTGGAATGAACATATGGGGAATGAAATGTGCTACAAGTACAGGTATAGAAAAATGTTGACATGGTACAGAGAATCTGAAAGTTTATATAAGGACATCCATGATTCAAATGCACATGGGAAAACCTGTTATTCCGGATGGTGCAGTTGCATTTGTCTATAACCACACTTGTGAATGTATATGTGTTCATGGAATTACACACAAACAGTTGAGTTTGTAAGAGTTAAAGGCAGCATGCTGCTGTTTGTACTTTGCTAACATGAAGCAAAAATAATCCCCCAGCTTCCCAAAATCCCCCTCTGTGCATTGCAGTCTTCATAATACAGCTAAACTATGCGAAATCCTCAGATTGAAGtctgaacatttttattattatcagtgttaaacatggttaattttttttttcatatttgcaaaaatatatttatattcatcatATGTTTTGCAGGGTTATTTGATGGATAGAAATTAagcatttattagatttttttataacattttaaaattctgccactttaatcaatttaatgagtctctgctgaataaaatgattaattaattttttttttttttttatctttctgatTCCAAACctttgttcagttttattttcaagtAAAACAAGATTCACACTTTGCAAGTgttatcttgatttaagaagcagaaatattttttaatttgagat harbors:
- the LOC113110979 gene encoding protein kinase C delta type-like — its product is MAPFLRIAFNDFQLGDLPTMTEQPFCAIKMKESLSTERGKTLVQRKPTMYPAWKSTFDAHIYEGRVIQVVLMKTAEESLSEATVGVSVIAERCKKRNGRAEFWVDLQPSGKVMMSVQLFLEGSDLDSKASMAMKEDDGALTINRRRGAIKQAKVHYIKNHEFTATFFKQPTFCSVCREFVWGLNKQGYKCRQCNAAIHKKCIDKIIGRCTGTATNSRDTMFQKERFKIDMPHRFKTHNYMSPTFCDHCGSLLWGMVRQGLKCEECSMNVHHKCQSKVANLCGINQKLLAEALTQVSLKSSTKRPDPTLSEIGIYQAIDKNVPGDPSAEGSQYGKLWDDMTPAPHSTTITSRVSVNNFVFHKVLGKGSFGKVILAELKGRGEYFAVKALKKDVVLMDDDVECTMVEKRVLALAWENPFLTHLYCTFQSKEHLFFVMEYLNGGDLMFHIQDKGRFDLYRTTFYAAEIICGLQYLHSKGIIYRDLKLDNVMLDKDGHIKIADFGMCKENMLGENRATTFCGTPDYIAPEILLGQKYSFSVDWWSFGVLLYEMLIGQSPFQGDDEDELFESIRMDVPHYPRWITKEAKDLLEKLFERDPTRRLGVVGNIRGHAFFKTINWPALEKREVSPPFKPKVKSPSDCSNFDREFLSEKPRLSQSDKNLIDSMDQSAFAGFSFINPKMETIMEK